A region from the Kribbella shirazensis genome encodes:
- a CDS encoding SAM-dependent methyltransferase, whose translation MADLDVLLRNDRYPRSAAYSARWMVDGAMGPNPVWHAEALAEVLPLESGMRVLDLGCGTALSSIFLAKEFDVEVWATDLWVQPHENLIRIAEADVENRVHPVFAEAHALPFAEGFFDALVSIGAYHYFGTDDLYLGYCSAFVKPGGWLGVVQPGLAEEYDVLPPPHLAPYWKWDFCAWHSPGWWRRHWEKTGLVTVELADRLPNGWQDWLQWNEVCDLANGTPDQEEARMLRADAGRALGLTRLVARRTT comes from the coding sequence GTGGCTGATCTCGACGTACTTCTGAGAAACGACCGCTATCCGCGCTCCGCCGCCTACTCGGCCCGCTGGATGGTCGACGGCGCGATGGGACCCAACCCGGTGTGGCACGCGGAAGCACTGGCCGAGGTCCTGCCCCTCGAGTCCGGCATGCGGGTCCTAGACCTGGGCTGCGGTACGGCGCTGAGCTCGATCTTCCTGGCCAAGGAATTCGACGTCGAGGTATGGGCGACCGACCTCTGGGTCCAACCGCACGAGAACCTCATCCGCATCGCCGAGGCAGACGTGGAAAACCGGGTTCACCCCGTCTTCGCGGAGGCGCACGCGCTCCCCTTCGCCGAGGGCTTCTTCGACGCGCTCGTCAGCATCGGCGCGTACCACTACTTCGGCACCGATGACCTGTACCTCGGCTACTGCTCGGCCTTCGTGAAACCGGGCGGGTGGCTCGGGGTCGTTCAGCCCGGGCTCGCCGAGGAGTACGACGTACTGCCTCCGCCGCACCTCGCGCCGTACTGGAAGTGGGACTTCTGCGCCTGGCACAGCCCCGGCTGGTGGCGACGGCACTGGGAGAAGACCGGCCTGGTCACGGTCGAGCTCGCAGACCGCTTGCCCAACGGCTGGCAGGACTGGCTCCAATGGAACGAGGTCTGCGATCTGGCCAACGGTACGCCGGACCAAGAGGAAGCCAGGATGCTCCGCGCCGATGCCGGCCGCGCCCTCGGTCTCACCCGGCTCGTGGCTCGTCGCACCACCTAG
- a CDS encoding SUKH-4 family immunity protein: MLSVEDRVAAAMTSPLEKVLVAGQAVRPPEGLVRQWDLPESDRYALLRWGLPDDSLMRPHFQAAADPELVPNLAGERERQEASPGQRLYSLVHWGREELQLRIGAVAGTGRVLKIQPKPITADDLHPALREANAGLYHPSVEFFSSSLAQFVETFWRCHAAMGIASELRQQEPDHDRPLEEYDVWFSRLHDCERIILEHIERIDSHVRADDTGTLWTTVVTELTHAGN, from the coding sequence GTGTTGTCGGTCGAGGATCGCGTTGCCGCTGCGATGACGTCCCCGTTGGAGAAGGTCCTCGTTGCGGGGCAAGCGGTGAGGCCCCCGGAGGGCTTGGTTCGGCAGTGGGATCTCCCGGAATCTGATCGGTATGCGCTGCTGCGGTGGGGACTGCCGGACGACAGTCTCATGCGGCCACATTTCCAGGCAGCGGCCGATCCGGAGCTGGTTCCCAATCTGGCGGGGGAACGGGAGCGGCAGGAAGCATCCCCCGGTCAGCGGCTCTACAGCCTGGTTCACTGGGGCCGGGAAGAATTGCAGCTGCGGATCGGCGCCGTCGCCGGGACGGGCCGCGTGCTGAAGATCCAGCCGAAGCCGATCACGGCCGATGACCTTCACCCCGCGCTGCGGGAGGCCAACGCGGGTCTCTATCACCCGTCTGTCGAATTCTTCAGCTCGTCCCTGGCCCAGTTCGTCGAGACGTTCTGGCGCTGTCACGCGGCAATGGGGATCGCCTCCGAACTGAGGCAGCAGGAACCCGACCACGACAGGCCATTGGAAGAGTACGACGTATGGTTCAGCCGCCTCCACGACTGCGAGCGGATCATCCTGGAGCACATCGAGCGGATCGACAGTCATGTCCGTGCTGACGACACCGGCACCCTCTGGACGACAGTCGTCACTGAGCTCACCCACGCGGGCAACTGA
- a CDS encoding VOC family protein — protein MASVKQFQVTFDCANPERVARFWCDVLGYVVPPPPEGFASWEEFDRALPPERQGSAFACVDPTGVGPRLFFQRVPEGKVVKNRVHLDVRVGTGLVGDERLAVLEAECERLVALGAVRQRVLVADGFNESCIVMQDVEGNEFCLD, from the coding sequence ATGGCGTCGGTCAAGCAGTTCCAGGTCACCTTCGACTGTGCGAACCCGGAGCGCGTGGCTCGCTTCTGGTGTGACGTTCTGGGGTACGTCGTACCGCCGCCGCCGGAGGGTTTCGCGTCGTGGGAGGAGTTCGACCGCGCGTTGCCGCCCGAGCGGCAGGGGTCGGCGTTCGCGTGCGTTGATCCGACCGGGGTGGGGCCGCGGCTGTTCTTCCAGCGCGTACCCGAGGGCAAGGTCGTCAAGAACCGCGTGCATCTCGACGTACGTGTCGGCACCGGCCTCGTGGGCGACGAGCGCCTCGCCGTACTCGAGGCCGAATGCGAACGCCTGGTCGCGCTCGGCGCCGTACGGCAGCGGGTGCTGGTCGCGGACGGCTTCAACGAGTCGTGCATCGTGATGCAGGACGTCGAGGGTAACGAGTTCTGCCTCGACTGA
- a CDS encoding ABC transporter permease yields MTRLIRGEFTRLFAVRMHRWAVLAAVLSGGGLTGLLALIGPENATPPMPGIDTQGGAVLVIGITGVLLFVPAVIGAIGAAGEYRHRTIATTYLAEPRRGRVLAARLTVYCVVGLGYGVIASLTSAGALGAAAVLRGVDLTVSAADLTGLLIRLAVAATVYTVLGAGVGVLVRNQLVAVGIVVGYFYFLEYILLIVPGVNAVYPFLPGGATASLTSFTFVTNTVAEQTASAGPSLLPAVAGAAVLVGYAALTTGLASVLSLHRDIT; encoded by the coding sequence ATGACCCGCTTGATCCGTGGCGAGTTCACCAGGCTGTTCGCCGTACGGATGCATCGGTGGGCCGTGCTCGCGGCAGTGCTCAGCGGCGGCGGTCTCACCGGACTGCTCGCGCTCATCGGCCCCGAGAACGCGACGCCGCCGATGCCCGGTATCGACACTCAGGGAGGCGCTGTCCTCGTCATCGGTATCACTGGCGTGCTGTTGTTCGTGCCGGCCGTGATCGGTGCGATCGGCGCCGCGGGCGAGTACCGGCACCGGACCATCGCCACCACGTACCTGGCCGAACCACGCCGCGGCCGGGTGCTCGCCGCCAGGCTGACCGTGTACTGCGTCGTCGGGCTCGGGTACGGCGTGATCGCGTCGCTCACGTCAGCGGGTGCGCTCGGCGCGGCCGCCGTACTGCGAGGTGTCGACCTGACCGTTTCCGCCGCGGACCTCACTGGTCTGCTGATCCGCCTCGCCGTCGCGGCGACCGTCTACACCGTGCTGGGCGCCGGGGTCGGCGTGCTGGTGAGAAACCAGTTGGTTGCCGTCGGCATCGTTGTCGGGTACTTCTACTTCCTCGAGTACATCCTGCTGATCGTCCCGGGCGTCAACGCCGTCTACCCGTTCCTGCCGGGCGGGGCGACCGCGTCCCTGACCAGCTTCACGTTCGTCACGAACACGGTCGCCGAACAGACGGCATCGGCCGGCCCGAGCCTGCTGCCCGCTGTGGCGGGCGCGGCGGTGCTGGTGGGGTACGCCGCGCTCACCACCGGACTCGCGTCGGTACTGTCGCTACACCGCGACATCACGTGA
- a CDS encoding DUF72 domain-containing protein, producing MTRWQDTPYRVGISGWRYPPWRKVYYPEGLPQRAELEYASARLNSIELNGSFYSLQRPTSYQRWYDETPDGFVFAVKGPRFVTHLKRLADVDAPLANFFASGVLALGNKLGPVLWQLPPNFRYDAERCAHFFDQLPRTTVEAAEVAKHHDERMEGRALLEAPVDQPLKYALEVRHDSFKTKEFLDLARDHDIAVVCADTAGKWPMFDEVTADFAYVRLHGADELYVSGYDDKSLARWARKIRSWKCDTYVYFDNDAKVHAPYDAENLSRRLGIGPRT from the coding sequence ATGACACGCTGGCAGGACACGCCGTACCGAGTGGGGATCTCGGGCTGGCGCTACCCGCCGTGGCGCAAGGTCTACTACCCCGAGGGCCTCCCGCAGCGGGCCGAGCTCGAGTACGCGTCGGCGCGGCTGAACTCGATCGAGCTGAACGGCTCGTTCTACTCGCTGCAACGGCCGACGTCGTACCAGCGCTGGTACGACGAGACGCCCGACGGTTTCGTCTTCGCGGTCAAGGGCCCGCGCTTCGTCACGCATCTCAAACGACTCGCGGACGTGGATGCCCCGCTGGCGAACTTCTTCGCGTCCGGAGTCCTTGCGCTGGGCAACAAGCTCGGTCCGGTGCTGTGGCAACTGCCGCCGAACTTCCGGTACGACGCGGAGCGCTGCGCGCACTTCTTCGACCAGTTGCCCCGGACAACGGTCGAGGCGGCCGAGGTCGCCAAGCATCACGACGAACGGATGGAAGGCCGTGCGCTGCTCGAAGCCCCGGTCGATCAGCCGCTCAAGTACGCGCTCGAAGTACGGCACGACAGCTTCAAGACCAAGGAGTTCCTCGACCTCGCGCGGGACCACGACATCGCGGTGGTCTGCGCGGACACGGCCGGCAAGTGGCCGATGTTCGACGAGGTCACCGCGGATTTCGCGTACGTCCGGCTGCACGGCGCCGACGAGCTCTACGTGAGCGGGTACGACGACAAGTCCCTCGCCCGCTGGGCCCGCAAGATCCGCTCCTGGAAGTGCGACACCTACGTGTACTTCGACAACGACGCCAAGGTCCACGCACCGTACGACGCCGAAAACCTCTCCCGCCGCCTCGGGATCGGTCCGCGCACCTAG
- a CDS encoding methylated-DNA--[protein]-cysteine S-methyltransferase: protein MNRHAVVSTRIGELTVAVSESALVGVYFPHHWVKPTAETLGELVEASDPLISAVVEQLEEYFAGSRHSFELPTEPVGNTFQRRVWAVLDEIPYGETTTYGEIATKLGAPAQAVGKAVGQNPLSIVVPCHRVVGKNGSLTGYAGGLQRKQFLLDLEQPVGARLF from the coding sequence ATGAACAGGCATGCGGTGGTCAGTACCCGGATCGGAGAGCTCACGGTGGCGGTGTCGGAGAGTGCGCTGGTCGGCGTCTACTTTCCACACCATTGGGTGAAGCCGACGGCGGAGACGCTGGGCGAACTCGTGGAGGCGTCCGACCCGCTGATCTCGGCAGTCGTCGAGCAGTTGGAGGAGTACTTCGCGGGTTCGCGCCACTCCTTCGAGCTGCCGACTGAACCGGTGGGCAACACGTTCCAGCGGCGGGTCTGGGCGGTGCTGGACGAGATCCCGTACGGCGAGACGACGACGTACGGCGAGATCGCGACCAAGCTCGGCGCGCCGGCGCAGGCAGTGGGCAAGGCGGTCGGCCAGAACCCGCTCTCGATCGTTGTCCCCTGCCACCGGGTGGTCGGCAAGAACGGCTCCCTCACCGGCTACGCGGGCGGGCTGCAACGCAAACAGTTCCTCCTCGACCTCGAGCAGCCGGTCGGCGCGCGACTCTTCTAG
- a CDS encoding phosphotransferase enzyme family protein, whose protein sequence is MDDAEEVLTGGNVADQVVRIGTTVRKPALAHTAGVEAVLTHLADRGFDGAPRTLGRDDQGRHVLEYVPGVMADTLPPFSLDELRRLGRLIRELHDAMDSFRPPPDAAWHPVVPDPAGGGLICHGDLAPWNLVLDGDRWVFIDWDNAGPSSRLWDLGYAAQTLVPLLPGGDPAVDAPRLRAFADGYGLDPGQRRAFPAQIAARTRGSYELLVRGHETGEQPWAQLYAEGHADFWGPAATYTATHHDTWLTALTSN, encoded by the coding sequence ATGGACGATGCCGAAGAGGTACTGACCGGCGGGAACGTCGCGGATCAGGTCGTGCGGATCGGTACGACGGTACGGAAACCGGCGCTCGCCCACACGGCCGGCGTCGAGGCTGTACTGACCCATCTGGCCGACCGGGGCTTCGACGGTGCCCCGCGGACGTTGGGACGCGACGACCAGGGGCGGCATGTGCTCGAGTACGTCCCCGGCGTGATGGCCGACACGTTGCCGCCGTTCTCCCTCGATGAGTTGCGCCGACTGGGGCGGCTGATTCGCGAACTCCACGACGCGATGGACAGCTTCCGCCCGCCGCCCGATGCGGCCTGGCACCCGGTGGTCCCGGACCCCGCCGGCGGCGGCCTGATCTGCCACGGCGACCTCGCGCCGTGGAACCTGGTGCTCGACGGTGACCGATGGGTCTTCATCGACTGGGACAACGCCGGCCCGTCGTCGAGGCTGTGGGACCTCGGGTACGCCGCCCAGACGCTGGTACCGCTCCTCCCCGGAGGCGACCCAGCGGTGGACGCCCCGCGGCTGCGCGCTTTCGCGGACGGCTACGGTCTGGACCCAGGGCAGCGCCGAGCCTTCCCCGCCCAGATCGCGGCCCGCACCCGCGGATCGTACGAACTCCTCGTCCGCGGCCACGAAACCGGCGAACAACCCTGGGCCCAGCTCTACGCCGAGGGCCACGCCGACTTCTGGGGCCCAGCCGCGACCTACACAGCAACGCACCACGACACCTGGCTCACAGCCCTCACCTCGAACTGA
- a CDS encoding phosphotransferase: protein MEIDRGAYPEARTPWDDPAWRTAALGWLDRELATLGIGETGARRVRVRPWSVIVRVDAESAVWFKAASPGSAFEAGLTEALARWTPEHVLRPYAVDAARGWSLLPSGGPLWRSMPPGPREWEEALTQYADFQRALMPRVEEMLRLGVPDARVAVLPAVFDAVAENRTLDAADRERLLAFRPRLVEWCVELAAIGVPDSLDHADLHDGQILVAGAGRYTFFDWGDANVGHPFFSLLVAADRAAELHGPDVAARLEDAYLEAWTGSWTLRELRRAAELARRLSQLTRAGSWGRLFPTAAHIGDPERAAALLRLLDAR, encoded by the coding sequence ATGGAGATCGACCGTGGCGCGTACCCTGAGGCGCGGACGCCCTGGGACGATCCGGCCTGGCGTACGGCGGCGCTCGGCTGGCTTGATCGCGAGCTGGCGACGCTCGGAATCGGCGAGACCGGGGCGCGACGGGTACGGGTCCGGCCGTGGTCGGTGATCGTCCGGGTCGACGCTGAGAGCGCCGTGTGGTTCAAGGCTGCGTCACCCGGGAGCGCCTTCGAGGCCGGGCTGACCGAGGCGCTGGCGCGTTGGACGCCCGAGCACGTGCTCAGGCCGTACGCCGTCGACGCCGCGCGCGGCTGGTCGCTCCTGCCGTCCGGGGGTCCGTTGTGGCGGAGCATGCCTCCTGGACCGCGCGAGTGGGAGGAGGCGTTGACGCAGTACGCCGACTTCCAGCGGGCATTGATGCCGCGGGTGGAGGAGATGCTGCGTCTCGGCGTACCGGATGCTCGGGTTGCGGTGTTGCCGGCGGTGTTCGACGCCGTTGCGGAGAATCGGACGCTTGACGCGGCGGATCGTGAGCGGTTGCTGGCGTTTCGGCCGCGGCTGGTCGAGTGGTGCGTGGAGTTGGCTGCGATCGGCGTACCGGACTCGCTGGATCATGCCGATCTTCATGATGGGCAGATCCTGGTTGCGGGGGCGGGGCGGTACACGTTCTTCGACTGGGGTGATGCGAACGTCGGGCATCCGTTCTTCAGTCTGCTGGTCGCAGCTGATCGGGCCGCGGAGCTGCACGGTCCGGATGTCGCCGCTCGGCTGGAGGACGCTTATCTGGAGGCGTGGACGGGCAGCTGGACGTTGCGCGAGTTGCGGCGTGCGGCGGAGCTAGCCCGGCGGCTGAGTCAGCTGACGCGCGCCGGTTCGTGGGGACGGCTCTTCCCGACCGCCGCACACATCGGCGACCCGGAACGAGCAGCCGCTCTGTTGCGGCTGCTTGACGCGCGCTGA
- the smpB gene encoding SsrA-binding protein SmpB, translating into MKKPEANPVIARNRKAAHDYELGESWEAGIVLQGLEVKALRAGRASLVGGFAMVENRELWLHGVHIPQYSQARWFNDGSRRKRKLLLHRAQIDKIERKVNEGGLTIVPVTLYFKDGRAKVEIALARGKKTWDKRHALAEREAGREVERAVSRRLKGRRD; encoded by the coding sequence GTGAAGAAGCCCGAAGCCAACCCGGTGATCGCGCGCAACCGCAAGGCTGCCCATGACTACGAGCTGGGCGAGTCCTGGGAGGCGGGCATCGTGCTGCAGGGGCTCGAAGTCAAGGCGCTCCGTGCCGGCCGGGCGTCCCTGGTGGGCGGCTTCGCCATGGTCGAGAACCGGGAGCTCTGGCTGCACGGCGTACACATCCCGCAGTACTCCCAGGCCCGCTGGTTCAACGACGGCTCACGCCGCAAGCGGAAGCTGCTGCTGCACCGCGCCCAGATCGACAAGATCGAGCGCAAGGTCAACGAGGGCGGGCTGACGATCGTCCCGGTGACCCTCTACTTCAAGGACGGTCGCGCGAAGGTGGAGATCGCCCTGGCCCGCGGCAAGAAGACCTGGGACAAGCGGCACGCACTCGCCGAGCGCGAGGCCGGCCGCGAGGTCGAACGAGCCGTCAGCCGCCGCCTGAAGGGCCGCCGCGACTGA
- a CDS encoding alpha/beta fold hydrolase codes for MESRLVVNGVRHWVRVVGDPRVRTPLVVVHGGPGGFIYDFERLTGPLLEQLGPVVYYEQRGSGRSDRPSDGRYDVPLLVDDLEQLRRQLDLPRVTLLGISFGGDLAAEYTVAYPERVDRLILQGTALAGPLTPSPWTSGFEAVATSDELRTAIRVAVAESGPGAVWEVVDRETTDRFLFHQPAVAQQIRGLWEESGLVNTGELAGALAKQPPRPVPLADDLAALDVPVLVLIGLWDRNAGVDACRDLATRLPRARLHVFHGSAHFPNAEEPAEYAAEVAAFLAD; via the coding sequence GTGGAGTCGCGCCTGGTGGTGAACGGGGTTCGGCATTGGGTTCGGGTTGTCGGTGATCCGCGGGTGCGGACCCCGTTGGTGGTTGTGCATGGCGGGCCGGGCGGGTTCATCTACGACTTCGAGCGGCTGACCGGTCCGCTGCTCGAGCAGCTCGGACCAGTCGTGTACTACGAGCAGCGGGGGTCCGGTCGGAGCGATCGGCCGTCGGACGGTCGGTACGACGTACCGCTTCTGGTGGACGATCTCGAGCAGTTGCGTCGACAACTCGATCTACCGCGCGTCACGCTGCTCGGGATCTCGTTCGGAGGGGACCTGGCGGCGGAGTACACGGTCGCGTATCCCGAGCGGGTCGACAGGCTCATTCTCCAAGGCACAGCTCTCGCCGGTCCGCTGACACCGTCGCCGTGGACATCCGGATTCGAGGCTGTTGCCACGAGCGACGAGCTGCGTACGGCGATCCGCGTGGCGGTCGCGGAGTCGGGGCCGGGTGCGGTCTGGGAGGTCGTCGATCGCGAGACCACCGATCGCTTCCTCTTCCACCAGCCGGCGGTGGCGCAACAGATTCGCGGACTCTGGGAGGAGAGCGGGCTCGTCAACACGGGCGAGCTGGCAGGCGCGCTGGCGAAGCAACCGCCGCGCCCGGTCCCGCTCGCCGACGACCTCGCCGCGCTCGACGTACCCGTCCTGGTCCTGATCGGTCTCTGGGATCGCAACGCTGGGGTCGATGCCTGCCGTGACCTGGCCACCCGGTTGCCTCGCGCCCGGCTCCACGTGTTCCACGGCAGCGCCCACTTCCCGAACGCCGAGGAACCTGCGGAGTACGCCGCCGAGGTCGCTGCCTTCCTCGCGGACTAA
- a CDS encoding tetratricopeptide repeat protein has protein sequence MALTAYEQGLLAVQRREFAAAREQLESAGDDPRAVLLLGQLAGEGLGEPVDAAKKLSLYERAAELGSAEAAYNLGAAHANEQRYKVSLDWYRRGAELGQSGALRMIGVMYATGQGVEADDVEAERFLLAAAASGDHLASFDLGTLFAYQRQDPVMAAQWFLRAAKEGSAPAWRELELLVPRLRELPAGDTRARTMLGVILAFHLDERDAGAELLEVSVAEGDPEAQRSLAFLLHDNAGLPDDKARAMVLFRTAAEAGDGYGAYNLGVAASDPHEAVRWLRQAAEAGVPESYPQLADRLSELDVDEEALRWYVRGAEDGHKECMFAAACWYRDGFGGPVDLVQALRWYLSLLEVGSGDGIHEAHKIVSKMTDDQIHEAGRLAGQILAADVLVVSRRT, from the coding sequence GTGGCGTTGACGGCGTACGAGCAGGGTCTACTGGCTGTGCAGCGGCGAGAGTTTGCGGCGGCCCGGGAGCAGCTGGAGTCAGCCGGTGACGACCCCCGTGCGGTGTTGCTGCTCGGTCAGCTTGCCGGCGAGGGGCTCGGAGAGCCGGTGGACGCGGCGAAGAAACTGTCACTGTACGAGCGCGCTGCCGAATTGGGCAGTGCCGAGGCCGCGTACAACCTCGGGGCGGCGCACGCGAACGAGCAGCGATACAAGGTCTCGCTGGACTGGTACCGGCGCGGGGCGGAGCTCGGCCAGTCGGGCGCCCTCCGGATGATTGGTGTCATGTACGCAACGGGGCAGGGCGTTGAGGCGGACGACGTTGAGGCGGAGCGTTTCCTGCTGGCTGCCGCGGCGAGCGGCGACCACCTGGCCTCGTTCGATCTGGGGACGCTTTTCGCCTACCAGCGGCAGGACCCGGTCATGGCCGCGCAATGGTTTTTGCGCGCCGCGAAGGAAGGCAGCGCGCCGGCCTGGCGGGAACTGGAACTGCTCGTGCCGCGACTTCGCGAGCTACCAGCCGGCGACACCCGTGCGCGCACGATGCTCGGTGTCATCCTCGCGTTCCACCTCGACGAGCGAGACGCCGGCGCCGAGTTGCTAGAGGTCTCCGTGGCCGAGGGCGACCCGGAGGCCCAACGGTCACTGGCCTTCCTGCTGCACGACAACGCCGGCTTGCCGGACGACAAGGCGCGGGCCATGGTGCTGTTCCGGACGGCCGCGGAGGCTGGTGACGGCTACGGGGCGTACAACCTCGGCGTCGCGGCCAGCGATCCGCACGAGGCTGTGCGGTGGCTTCGGCAGGCCGCGGAAGCCGGGGTCCCCGAGTCGTACCCGCAACTGGCGGACCGCCTCAGTGAGCTTGATGTCGATGAAGAGGCGTTGCGGTGGTACGTCCGCGGTGCCGAAGACGGGCACAAGGAGTGCATGTTCGCGGCCGCCTGCTGGTACCGCGACGGTTTCGGTGGTCCCGTCGACCTCGTCCAAGCGCTGCGTTGGTACCTTTCCCTACTCGAGGTCGGTAGTGGCGACGGGATCCACGAGGCGCACAAGATCGTCTCCAAGATGACCGACGATCAGATCCACGAGGCGGGCCGCCTTGCCGGACAGATTCTGGCTGCTGACGTACTCGTCGTGAGCCGACGTACGTGA
- a CDS encoding helix-turn-helix domain-containing protein: protein MPDKLSVADVVMHPVRLRIIQQLGGRELTTAALREALPEVTPATLYRHVAALIEGGILTVVAERRVRGAVERTLALGERVAQVDREELQAMSEAQLRDSVLTVLGHVAEDFDRFLAAGSAELRDLFGVGQTMLYVNSEDLAQIQAGLAELLAPYRSEQPGRRRVTLTTALIPDPHTTAD from the coding sequence ATGCCTGACAAGCTGTCGGTCGCGGATGTCGTGATGCATCCGGTGCGGTTGCGGATCATCCAGCAGTTGGGCGGCCGTGAGCTGACCACCGCCGCACTCCGGGAGGCGCTGCCGGAGGTCACGCCGGCGACCCTGTACCGGCACGTCGCCGCGCTGATCGAGGGCGGGATCCTGACCGTGGTCGCCGAGCGCAGGGTGCGGGGAGCGGTCGAGCGGACGCTGGCGCTGGGCGAGCGGGTCGCGCAGGTCGACCGCGAGGAGTTGCAGGCGATGAGTGAGGCTCAGCTCCGCGATTCCGTCCTCACCGTGCTCGGGCACGTCGCCGAGGACTTCGACCGCTTCCTGGCCGCGGGAAGCGCCGAGCTGCGCGACCTGTTCGGGGTCGGGCAGACGATGTTGTACGTGAACAGCGAGGACCTCGCGCAGATCCAGGCCGGTCTGGCCGAACTGCTCGCGCCGTACCGCTCCGAGCAGCCGGGTCGTCGCCGCGTGACGCTGACCACCGCGTTGATCCCGGACCCTCACACGACCGCCGACTGA
- a CDS encoding ABC transporter ATP-binding protein → MIQAVGLAKRFGAVDAVTDVTFTAAPGRVTGLVGPNGAGKSTTLRMLLGLVRPDAGTATFDGTPYRELRSPAGTVGAVLDIASAHPAATARGHLSTVAALAGQSRSRVDEVIAAVALESFAGRRVKGFSTGMRQRLALATALLGRPDVLVLDEPSNGLDPAGIVWLRTFLRDFAADGGTVLISSHVLTDLEHSVDDIVLIDRGRTAWTGTLTAFTAHGATLEQAFLALTTRELIA, encoded by the coding sequence ATGATCCAGGCAGTCGGTCTGGCCAAGCGATTCGGGGCGGTCGATGCCGTCACCGACGTCACGTTCACCGCGGCGCCGGGCCGGGTGACCGGTCTGGTCGGACCCAACGGTGCAGGTAAGTCGACCACGTTGCGGATGCTGCTCGGCCTGGTCCGGCCCGACGCCGGCACCGCGACGTTCGACGGCACGCCGTACCGGGAGCTGCGCTCGCCGGCCGGGACGGTCGGAGCGGTGCTGGACATCGCCTCGGCGCATCCTGCGGCCACCGCGCGGGGTCATCTGAGCACCGTCGCCGCCCTCGCCGGTCAGTCGCGATCCCGGGTCGACGAGGTGATTGCCGCGGTGGCGCTGGAGTCCTTCGCGGGTCGGCGGGTGAAAGGCTTCTCGACCGGGATGCGGCAACGCCTCGCCCTCGCGACGGCACTGCTCGGCCGCCCCGACGTACTCGTCCTGGACGAACCGTCGAACGGGCTCGACCCGGCCGGCATCGTCTGGTTGCGCACGTTCCTGCGCGACTTCGCCGCCGACGGCGGCACCGTGCTCATCTCCAGCCACGTGCTCACGGACCTCGAGCACAGTGTCGACGACATCGTGCTGATCGACCGCGGCCGGACCGCGTGGACCGGGACGCTCACAGCCTTCACCGCGCACGGAGCGACGCTCGAGCAGGCGTTCCTCGCGCTGACCACCCGGGAGCTGATCGCATGA